The region TTTTCCAGAACCAGAAGGCCCCAGTAAAGCCACTAATTTACCATTGGGAACTTCCAGATTAATATCTTTCAGTGCACTAAATTCTCCAAAATTTTTGGAAACTTTGGTGATTGTAATACTCATGGAAATTACCTCAAATAAATATAAAAAACAAGTTAGAACGTCAAAAAAGGGAGAAAGGATTATTGCCAGGAAACTATACAGATCGATGGTGTCCTGTGCGTCGCTCCACAATCTCCTTTAACACTAGGGTCACCACGGCCAATAGAGCTAAAACCACCGCCGCCCCAAAGGCCGCTTCTGTTTGATAGTTCTTATACTCTTGCTCCACAAAAATAGGCAATGTACTGGTTTTACCCAAAATACTGCCGGAAACCACCGCCACTGCGCCAAATTCCCCCATGGTCCTAGCGTTGGTTAACAGAACCCCATAAAGTAAGCCCCAACGGATATTGGGCAACGTCACTCGCCAAAAAATTTGCCAATCTTTTGCCCCTAAAGTGCGGGCGGCTTCTTCCTGTTCCGGCCCTAATTCTTCTAGTACAGGAATCACTTCCCTCGCCACAAAGGGCAAGGTGACAAAAATAGTGGCGATCGCCATGCCGGGCACAGCGAAAAGTAGTTGTACATCGAGGGCGGCAAACCAACTACCAATCCAGCCATCCTTGCCGTAGAGCAGGACAATCATTAAACCCGCTACTACGGGGGAGATGGAAAAAGGTAAGTCTAAAACACTTAAAAATAGGGCCCGACCGGGGAATTGATTGCGGGCTAGAACCCAGGCGGCACAAAGTCCAAACACCGTGTTCAAAGGGACAGAAATCAGGGCCATCACAATGGTCAATTGCAGGGCGGACTGAAAATTACGATCGCCCAGGGCTTCTATAAATGGCCCCACCCCTTTATGAAAAGCTTCATAAAAAACGGCGATCGCCGGTAGTAACAAAACTAAAACTAGATAAAATAAAGCTAGGGCAATCAGTAAATTCTTAACCTTAAAAGTCTTGGGTAAATTAATCGTTAGCATAGCGGCGGCCCCATTGTTGCAGTAAGTTAATAATGAGCAGTAGGATTAGAGAAACAAACAACAGTACTGTCCCAATTACCGTTGCCCCGGAATAATCATATTGTTCCAATCGCTCAAACACTAATACCGGAGCAATAAGATCTTTAAAAGGAATGTTAGAAGCAATTAAAACGATGGAGCCATATTCCCCCACCGCCCGGGAAAAGCCCAAAGCCACTCCGGTTAAAATGGGGGGAATTAAAGGAGGAAAAATAACCCGCCAAAAGGTTTGAAATTCCGTTGCCCCCAAAGACCAGGCCGCTTCCTCTGCTCCCTCTTCCAATTCTTGTAGAACCGGCTGTAAAGTCCGCACAATAAAGGGTAGGGAAATGAAAACCATCGCCACAAATACCCCCGCACGGCTGAAAGCAATTTTGATGCCAAAGGGGGCAAAAAATTGACCGACCCAGCCGGTTTGACTGTACAAAGTGGCCAACACCAAACCAGCCACGGAGGTGGGTAGAGCAAAGGGTAAATCCACCGTGGCATCAACAATTTTTTTGCCTGGAAACTGATAGCGGACTAGCACCCAAGCTACTAAGGTTCCCATCACACCGTTGACAATGCCTGCGGCTAAGGCCGTGAGAAAGGTGACGTTATAAGTCGAAATAGCAATGGGAGTGGTGGCAATTTGCCAAAATTCTTCAAAGCCTAAGGAAGCGGATTTAACTAAGAGAGCCGCAATGGGTAATACCAGAATTAGTAACAAATAAATAATTGTTACTACCCAGGGTACAGAAATAGATTGCCAAAAATTAAACTTAGAAAGCTTTTTGAGAAGGGGGGATAAACTAAGATTTGTGGTCATGTTACCAGCCGTCGGACTCCTGATCTAAAACTATGGTGACTTGCAATTCCTCTAGGTACGCTAAGGCATCATTAATTGCCTGGGCATGGCCAATTAAAGTTAATTTAAATTGACCTTGACCACCATTTGTGCCTAAAGTGGCCGCCAGGATATTTACCTGGAGTTTATAGCGGCTAACCAGTTGGGTCACGATGGGTTCCTGCCGATAGCTTACGGGAATAGTTAGGTAAAGGGTTACTTCGGTGGTTCGTTGGGAACTCTGGATATTGAGGTGGGAGAAAGTTAATGCTTGCATGGGTTAATTGGCTTCAATCAAAACTGCTTGGAATTGTTATTGCTTACCAATTTTGGTAATAACTTGGTCGAAAATACCCCCTTCATCAAAGAATTCTGCCTGGGCTTTTTTCCAACCTCCAAACTCTTCAATGGTGGCCAAATTTTCAACTTTGGGATATTGGCTAGCAAACTTAGCTAAAATTTCTTCATTCACAGGACGAAAGCCAGTTTCGGCAAAAATTTGTTGCGCTTCTGGGGTGAACAAATATTGCACAAAGGCATCGGCCACTTCCCTGGTTCCTTTTTTATCGACATTGGTATCCACAACAGCCACCGGGCCACTAATGGAAACATTGAAATCCTGGGGAATAATATAGGGTTGCTCTTCCCCTTTTTGTTTGGCTAACAGCACTTCGTTTTCATAATTGAGCAAAACGTTGCCCTGACCCTGTTTATAAAAAACGTCGGTGGACTCCCGAGCATCTTTTGGTAATACTGGTGCATTGGCTAAAACCTTGCCAGCAAAGTCAAAGGCTTGCTCTTCTGTGCCTCCGGTTTTGGTCACTGAACCCCAAAGGCCGAGGAAATTCCAACGGGCTCCCCCGGAAGTTTTCGGGTTAGCGGTAATAACTTTCACTTCAGGGTTAGCCAAATCTGACCATTTTTCCACTTTGATGTTGTCCGATGCTCTGGTCACAAAGGCGATGACGGAGTTGGTCACAATCGATCCATTGGGGGCTTCCCCTTCCCAACCGGGTTGAATTAGCCCGGCACTTTCAATTTTTTGCACGTCGGAACTGAGGGCCAGGGCAACAATATCCGCATCTAGCCCATCCACCACAGCCCTAGTTTGACTACCGGAACCACCATAGCTTTGCTCAAAAGTCACGTCCTGACCGGTTTTGCTTTTCCATTCCTCACTAAATTTGGGAATGATTTTTTCAAAGGCATCCCTGGTGACGGCATAGCTGACCAAGGTCAAATTGGCCGGAGCTTGACTAGCATTTTCCCCTACCCCTGGCTCAGTGGTGGCGGTGTTATTGCAAGCGGTGATACTGCCCATCATCAAAACGGCGATCGCCGAAAATCCCCAACCAAAAGCAGATCGAGCCATCGTTAACTCCTTGAAATTGTGACCTGTGTGTAACTTTGATAAATCATACTTGAATTTGAAATGTTTTACAATTTATTTTCAGAGTGTACATAAAAATATTTCGCTCGTATCGTCAGCGTGTTGTTATCGGTGTGAATTCTCCGTTCTGCCGGGATTCGGTCTGTGTCATGATTGAAGTGGGATTTGCCCGACCGTGAACTGGGGCACTGGAAGTTATCTCTGAGTTCTATGGCTAAACGATCGCCTGCTTTATCCCCTGCCCTGCCGGAACGATTAGTACAAGAAAGCTATCTTTTTCGGGGCATGGACCTCCCATCAGTGGCGGATTATCTTGCTTCAGCAGAACTTAAAATTGAAAAACTATTCTCCAATCGCCCCATTTACACCGCATTTCTGCCCGACCAAACCCTGGATAGTCTTTATGTGATGTTGGATGATGGTGTCGTCATCACCCGCAGTACTCCCCTAGACCGCATCATTGCCATTAACTATGCCGGCAGTTGCTTTGGTTGGCGTAGTTTGCCCTTTAGCTATGGTTTAGCCAGTAAATCTTTCCCCTGTTCCGTCGAGGTTTATAAAACTACCCACGTCATTAAAATTCCCCTGGCCACCGTTCAGGAAATTTATGAAAATAGTGAAGTTTTTCGGGAACGGTATCGTTTTCTATTTGAATTACAACAAAAATTTGAATATCATCTGCTCAATTGCAGCACCTATCCCCCCCAAGCGGTGGCGAGTTTACTGCGGGCGTTGATTTATCAAGAAAGAGAACTGGGCAACCAACCCGATCGCCAGGGGAATTATATTTTCGATTTGCCCATTGATATGATCGCCAGGGCTTGCCAGCTCAATCAAAGAACGGTGGAGCAGGTGCTGAAGGGTATGCAAAAACACCATCTGATTGCCATTCCCAAGGGGGAAAAGGAAGATCTAATTCAAATTCTGGCCCCGGAAGGACTCAAGGAAGTGTACAGTGCCACCCGGGAAAAGGTTAACTGGTGGCCCTTGAAATAAGGACTAAGAAGTTAACAGTAATGGCTAAATTGTTACCCGCACAACTCAACCGGTAGGAGCCGCATCATTCAATCGCTTGCCGTTGCCTTTGTCGTTGGGGAATGGATAAAGGTTCTTGGCGAATGGGAGATTGTCCGCACTGCTGGAGCAAATGCAACGCTACCCGTTGTAGGGCCGGATCCTGTTCAATATCTAAAAAAGCTTGGAGGTATAGGGCCAGTTCCCTCGGGTTCGGAGAGTCTGGGCTGGGCTGATTTTGCCATTGTTGTAACTGACGCAGGGCAATTAATTTCTGCAGGCGATCGCCGTGGGCCAGGTAATGCAAACAACGGTCAAAATCGGAAACTGGAGCAGTGAGTAACTTGGGGGCAGTCATTTTTTGCCGTTGCCAGAGTAAAAGCCCCACCGTAGCGAGGGAACCCAAACCCTGCAAAATAATGCCCGTGGCTAGCCAAGGGTTTTCTACTTCCGACCAAACCATGGTGGCCATGTAGGTGCCGACCGCAGTTAACCCCCCCCCACCGCCGGCAATGGTCAATCGACCTTGGGGCCCGGAAAAAAACTGGTGCCATTGTTTGGCTTGGAGTTCCTGGTGATGGGTCAAAAGCCAATAGACCAGCCGCATACTACCCACCCCTAGGCCCGTGGCAAGCATCAGTCGCCATTCCGTTGCCCAGAGCATAGTTGCCAAAAAAGCGCCCCCACTCCAGGGGCCCCAACGGTATAGCCAGCGGTAATCGCTCAAACGAAGGCCTAGGGCTGTAACCTCCTTGGGGGAAAGCGGCAAAAACTGACTGGGTGATTTCACAGTCTTAGCCGAATTTTTGGAGGGAAACCAAACCTGGGTCACAGCAAATTCCTGCGATGTGTGATGATGGCCATATTGCCCTTGTCAGGCAGTCTATTTACTATATCAAGATTCGACATGGAGACTTTTTGGCCAGAGGTTTTGAGCTTTTGTCAGTCCACTACCAAGGCGATCGCCACAGAGTTGGTGGCCCAATCCGCCAGAATCCCTGCCCAACGCAAAGCCGATGGTAGTTTGGTCACCGCCGCTGATCAATGGTCTGACCAGGAGTTGCGTCAGCGCATTGCCGCCCAATTTCCCGACCATGGGGTGCTGACGGAGGAAACGGCCCACATTTTTCCCGCTAACGATTGGTGTTGGATTGTCGATCCCATTGATGGCACCACCAATTTTGCCAGGGGCATTCCCATTTGGGGCATTTCCCTCGGTTTACTGTACCGGGGGACGCCGGTGTTTGGCTTCCTCCATTTTCCTCTACTACAGCAATCCTTTTGGGGCTATTGGCTAGAAAACTCCGGCTTAACAGGTCCCAGTGGTGCTTTTTTGAATGGAGAACCGATCCAGGTGAGCGAGGCCGAGCCTAGTCAAAATCATTTGTTTAATCTTTGTGCCCGCAGCGCTGGCATTTTAACCAATCCCTTTCCCTGCAAATTGCGCTTAATTGGTGTGAGTAGTTACAACATGGCCCTGGTAGCCCTAGGGGCAGCCCTGGGAGGGACGGAAAAAACACCCAAAATTTGGGACATTGCTGGGGCCTGGCCGATCCTGTTGGCCGCCGGAGGAGAATTTCTCTGTCTCCGACCTGAACCGTTGTTTCCCCTCACCCCAGGGGAAAATTATGGCGATCGCCCCTATCCCTGCATCACCGCCAGTGGTCGGGAACTAATGGAACAATTCAAACCCCTAGTTTTAGCTGTCCAGTGAAAGTATCCCTGAATAGGTTTTAAAAAAACAGATTCCTCAGTTTTGGGGCAAAGTAAATCAAATTCCCCTAGTCTTGCGATAGCTTTAGTGGATAGATTGAGGGGATAAATTAGAAATTTTAGGCTCTCGAATATTGTTTCTATTAACCATTAGCCTTTCAAAAGTTGATCGTTTATTGACGGAAATGGTACAGACAAATAACATTATGACGAGCAAATTCTTTATATTTTTTGCAGATTTGCTCCCCTAGGCAGGTAACTGTTGTTACAAAGCCTTGACATTGACTTTGTTAGATTAGCAAGGAACTTTCAGTCAGGGGTCTAGATCGGTGAATCCAGTCTACATATCAGTCGTAGAGGGTAACCCCCATCTCCGCTCTCTATTAAGCTGGCATCTGCAGCAGAGCGGCTACCTTGTCCAACAATGTAGCGGTTTTCACCAGGCCCGCCAGGCATTTAATAATCAATTACCTACCCTGGCCGTGATCGATTCCGACCTCACCGATGGGGATGGCATTGAGCTTTGCCGTTGGTTATATCAACAGCACCAATCGATGATTTTTATTCTTTCCGCCAAGGACACAGAAAAGGATATTGTTCATGGGTTAAAGGCGGGGGCCGATGATTATTTGACCAAACCCTTTGGTATGCAGGAATTTTTAGCCCGCATAGAATGTTTAATTCGCCGAGTCCGCACTGTGGCCGCCCCTTTATTGTTGGATTATGGCGTACTAAAAATAGATTTGGTACAGCGGCGGGTGGAATACCAGGGTAACTTTGTTGATCTTACCCCCCAGGAATTCAGTTTGCTCTACGTGCTTACCCAGGCCGAAGGTAGTGCCCTCAGCCGCACAGAATTGCTCCGCCGGGCCTGGCCTGAGGCGATCGATAACCCCCGCACCATCGATACCCATGTTCTTTCCCTCAGGAAAAAAATTGAGACAGACCCCAGGCAACCCAGCCTAATCCAAACCGTGCGGAATGTGGGCTATCGTTTCAACTCCTCCATTTTAGAAGAGAAAAAAGTAGTGGCGGAGAAACCCGTTTCCCTTTCCCCCGCCGGGGTTTCTGTACTTACCTAGGGGAAGACAAACTGCCGTAATAAAGCTCCTCTGTTTTGACCGTCAACACCTGGGGAGGGGTAGCATCGGGGGGATACATTAAGTCCACCGTCACTTGTCGTTGTTCCCCTGGTTCCATATTCAAGGTAATTAGGGGATTGCTCATTTCCCCCCGCCTTTGGGTAAGGTGAAAGAATCTTTCCTGGGGTTGGTTTTGGCTATCGGTGTAGCTGACCCTAACCGTACCCCGGAAAAAGACTTGGCCGGTGGGTTGGCGGATAAAGAATAGGCGATCGTTATATTGATCTTGTTTGATCGGAGTTTGCAGGGTGAGGGAAACGCTCTGTCGGTTATTAGTGACGTTTTTCAGGGGTAACTGCAATTGATAATGCACTCCATAGTTCCCGTGGGCTAGGTAGGCCGTGTCGGGGTAGCGAGCCAGCATGGGAGCGCTCTGTACCTGTTGGGTAGCATAGGTGCCCACACTAACGGTGCTGAGGGGATAGGAAAAAGCTCTCCCCCGTTGGGGAATACTGAGGAATTGAGTCTTGGGATTGTCCACTAGGGTGGCTTGCCAAGAAGCGCCTTGGGAAATACCGGCCACTCTGCCATAGATGGGGGTGCGGGGAGCCCCAGGGCGAATTTGGTCGGGGGGAGTGGGGGCCAAATCCCTGGGGTAAGCTAGATAGCCGCGGTATAGCATCGCTTGCCAATTGTCTAAGGTAGGAGGGCGGTAGGTCACCGTGGGGGTGGGCAGGTTAGCACCGGCGCTCGCAGTATCCACCACTGGAGCATATTCCGGCACGGCAAACATTGCGAGGTTAGCCATGTAAACAGGGCCGTCACTCTGGAGCCGGAGATAAGTAGACCTGGCACTACTGCGATTGATGGCCAGGGAAAATAACAATCTAGTGTGTCCTGGGGGAATAATAATCTGACTAGGAAAACCGGCCTGGGTGTTACCCCGCAGTAATTGACTCATTAGTTTAGAGCCGGGGCCGGAAAAGAATTGTCCGTGGGGATCTTCTACGGTGGGGGCCAGATTAATAAAGGGGGCATCAGGGCCAGTGAGGTAACTGCCACCCTGGAGAATGCGGACAGTGATGGTTCTGTCGGTGGGGTTGCCCATTAACACTCCTTGGTAAAGGGTGCGGGAATCCCTTGGCCGGGCGATGTGATGGGAGAAGAAGTCAAAACGACCGTTGAGGGCTTTGTTGAGGTGGGCGTTGGGGTAGTATTTCCGGTCGGTGGGAAAGGTGGAAAGTAAAATTCCTTCCCCTTCTACTACTTCTGGACTATTACTGTTAAAAACGGGTATCTGGTCTAATTGCCCTGGTAATGGTCTTATTTCCTGCGGCTGGACAATATAATCTGCTTGAATTGGCTGGATGGGGGCGGTGACGATTTGAGCCAACATCATGGGGGAAAGCAGTGGGATCATAATTTGTCCGCTGAAATAAAGAATTTGACAGGCTGTTGGAGGTCAAAGGAAATTAACTTCTACTTAGAGTGCTATTTGGAACTTGTCTTGTCAAGTTGCCGTCTCGGACTGTTTGGCTTTCCGGAGACAGAAGCTGTGGTTTTTCACCGGAGACCAATGACCAAATTCCTGGGTAGGAACACTTGATGGAGGAGCCATGGGGGCATTGTTTCGTAGTTGCTTGAGCTTTTGGCCTGCTAACTTTGGGCTCTTGTTGGCGATCGCCAGTGGGGGAATGGGGGGGCAAGCCTGGGGACAGACGCCGCCGGAGGAAAACCCGTTGGATTTGGAGCCGGCCCTGGTGGAAAATAGCCCCACTTTGCAACGATGGTGGGACGAAACCCCGGATTTGTTTGAGCAAAATAGCAATGATCCAGCTTTTCTAACTAGGGTGCGCTTGGGTTATAACTATTTTCCCGACGATGATCAATCCAGTGGAGCGGCGATCGGTGTAGAAGACCTATTCATTGGTCAATCCCCTCTGAGCTTGAGCGGCGATTACTACACCAATTTTGCTGGACAACAGGGGGGCGGGGGCAATCTGCAATACTATCTTCTGCCCCTGGGTTGGTATGTAAATGTTACTCCCCTGGTAGGTTACCGGGCGATCGCCCAAAATGACTACCACAGTGAGGGGATTAATGTGGGGGGCAAAGTGGTTTTAGCCCTTTCCCGCACTGGAGCAGCGGATATTAGTTTTAGTCAAAATTTTGTTGCCCCTGGCGGCACCGCAGAAGTGGGCATTAGCACCCTTTCTGTGGGCTATGCGTTGACTCCCCAATGGCGTTTGGCAACGGATTTGCAACGGCAAAATTCCCCCGCTTACCGGGAAAGTCGTTTTGGTGTTTATCTGGAGTGGCAACCCCAACCACGCTAGCTCCACTGAAAATCTTGCCATACCGGTGGAGGAAACTTTCTGTGGTATGATGCTTAATCGCCGATGGATCGGCGTGCCCCAATTGTTGGGGGTGTGGCGGAATGGTAGACGCTGCGGATTTAAAATCCGTTGAGCCTTATAAGCTCGTGAGAGTTCGAGTCTCTCCACCCCCATTAAAGGTTTCTCTGTTTTCCCTTTGTTAGGGCTAGCTAGTCACCGGCCCCCATCATCTGTCCTAGGGTAGCTTGGCTGGAGGCTTGGTAAATTTGCGTCAATGCCTGTTTAATTTCCCTGGCCACCTCATAATTTAAGGGCAGATCCCCTAGGCGTTCAATTTGCTGCATGGGGTTATCCGGTGGGGCGATCGCCGTTAATTCCGGGGCCAATTCCCCTCGATACTGCCAAAATTGTTCGATGGCTTGCTGTTGCTCTGCCTTAGTTTGTTTTTGGGGCTTGGCGGTTGTTGCCCCTTCTTCTATATCAATGGCGATCGCCGTAGAATCATTGCAAAGATCTGGGTCATAGCTGGCCAATTGAGCTGGACTAAGGTGTCGATAACAACTCAACTGCTCCAACAACTCACCCCGACTCCGACCCCGCAGACGAAAAATCACAAAGGGGTCCTCTTGGAAGTGATCTGCCAATTGGTAGTACACCGCACCGATATGTTTACAGGGATTAGCCTTATCTGGACAACTACAACGGGAATGAACCTCCCCCAGGGTGAAGGGGAACAAATTTAGCCCATTTTGGACAAACACCTGTTCGATGCTAGGAGGCATGGCTCCACTAAGCAATTGGGCCGCATACAGAGCTTGTTCTGCCAAGGTAGCCACCACATAATGCCAATCCTCATCGCTGAAGCAATCCAACCCCAAAGTAACCTGGTATGGATCCACTTCTGTGCCTTGCACCAGGGCAGTTAGCTTACTCTCCACAAACTGCAAACTAAGGACATTACCCTCCCTGGCATAATTCCTGGCCCGTTCGAGGCGCTTTTTAAATCGGTAGGAATCTAATAGTTCTAACCATCGATCCACCCACCATTGTCGTTGTTCAATCTGCGTTGCTACCATAGTTCAGTAATTTTATACATCCTAACCACAAGCTTTTAACGAAAGTCATTGCTAGCATTGACATCGACTTTCCCCTCACCATCCTATACTTCTTTCTTAGGAAATCATGAACCCACTCCTGTTGACGGAATAAATCACCCTACACTTCTCCCTGGGGGATTGCCATCTAAATGGAGTTACACCATCATGGATATAGAAAATGGGTTCTGGGCAACAGTTAACTATTAACGCCCAACATCACAAAATGTTCAGCAATCAATATAGTCATGGCTCATTTAACAGAAAGTGGAAAAGAACCATAGACTTAAATGATTGTTTTACCGACTTGACAGGAGTTTATGTCATCCCGTTCTTATTCTAGTCAGTTATACGGATATGGATTAAGTTGTACCTTAGATGGATTATCTATGGTGGATCGACGGGCCCAGAGACAAAAAAAACTCTCGGAGTTGGGCCTGCTGACCAATGGAAATAATACTTTTTTTGAAGAAGCCACCCAAACCCTTGCCCAGAGTCTGGGATTACCCATTTGTATAGTGGGTTTGATGGTGCAGGACGAGATTCACATTGCTTCTGCGGTGGGCATATGTAGCTTGGGCGTGAATGATTCCCTGGTGGTTTCCCGGCGCTTACAGCGAAATGAAGCTTATTGTACTATGGTGGTGGATAGTGCCATGCCGCTCGTGGTTAATGATGCTTTAGCAGAACCATTT is a window of Synechocystis sp. PCC 7338 DNA encoding:
- the cysW gene encoding sulfate ABC transporter permease subunit CysW; this translates as MLTINLPKTFKVKNLLIALALFYLVLVLLLPAIAVFYEAFHKGVGPFIEALGDRNFQSALQLTIVMALISVPLNTVFGLCAAWVLARNQFPGRALFLSVLDLPFSISPVVAGLMIVLLYGKDGWIGSWFAALDVQLLFAVPGMAIATIFVTLPFVAREVIPVLEELGPEQEEAARTLGAKDWQIFWRVTLPNIRWGLLYGVLLTNARTMGEFGAVAVVSGSILGKTSTLPIFVEQEYKNYQTEAAFGAAVVLALLAVVTLVLKEIVERRTGHHRSV
- the cysT gene encoding sulfate ABC transporter permease subunit CysT — its product is MTTNLSLSPLLKKLSKFNFWQSISVPWVVTIIYLLLILVLPIAALLVKSASLGFEEFWQIATTPIAISTYNVTFLTALAAGIVNGVMGTLVAWVLVRYQFPGKKIVDATVDLPFALPTSVAGLVLATLYSQTGWVGQFFAPFGIKIAFSRAGVFVAMVFISLPFIVRTLQPVLQELEEGAEEAAWSLGATEFQTFWRVIFPPLIPPILTGVALGFSRAVGEYGSIVLIASNIPFKDLIAPVLVFERLEQYDYSGATVIGTVLLFVSLILLLIINLLQQWGRRYAND
- a CDS encoding NIL domain-containing protein, with protein sequence MQALTFSHLNIQSSQRTTEVTLYLTIPVSYRQEPIVTQLVSRYKLQVNILAATLGTNGGQGQFKLTLIGHAQAINDALAYLEELQVTIVLDQESDGW
- a CDS encoding sulfate ABC transporter substrate-binding protein; the protein is MARSAFGWGFSAIAVLMMGSITACNNTATTEPGVGENASQAPANLTLVSYAVTRDAFEKIIPKFSEEWKSKTGQDVTFEQSYGGSGSQTRAVVDGLDADIVALALSSDVQKIESAGLIQPGWEGEAPNGSIVTNSVIAFVTRASDNIKVEKWSDLANPEVKVITANPKTSGGARWNFLGLWGSVTKTGGTEEQAFDFAGKVLANAPVLPKDARESTDVFYKQGQGNVLLNYENEVLLAKQKGEEQPYIIPQDFNVSISGPVAVVDTNVDKKGTREVADAFVQYLFTPEAQQIFAETGFRPVNEEILAKFASQYPKVENLATIEEFGGWKKAQAEFFDEGGIFDQVITKIGKQ
- a CDS encoding Crp/Fnr family transcriptional regulator, encoding MAKRSPALSPALPERLVQESYLFRGMDLPSVADYLASAELKIEKLFSNRPIYTAFLPDQTLDSLYVMLDDGVVITRSTPLDRIIAINYAGSCFGWRSLPFSYGLASKSFPCSVEVYKTTHVIKIPLATVQEIYENSEVFRERYRFLFELQQKFEYHLLNCSTYPPQAVASLLRALIYQERELGNQPDRQGNYIFDLPIDMIARACQLNQRTVEQVLKGMQKHHLIAIPKGEKEDLIQILAPEGLKEVYSATREKVNWWPLK
- a CDS encoding inositol monophosphatase family protein, which translates into the protein METFWPEVLSFCQSTTKAIATELVAQSARIPAQRKADGSLVTAADQWSDQELRQRIAAQFPDHGVLTEETAHIFPANDWCWIVDPIDGTTNFARGIPIWGISLGLLYRGTPVFGFLHFPLLQQSFWGYWLENSGLTGPSGAFLNGEPIQVSEAEPSQNHLFNLCARSAGILTNPFPCKLRLIGVSSYNMALVALGAALGGTEKTPKIWDIAGAWPILLAAGGEFLCLRPEPLFPLTPGENYGDRPYPCITASGRELMEQFKPLVLAVQ
- a CDS encoding response regulator transcription factor — protein: MNPVYISVVEGNPHLRSLLSWHLQQSGYLVQQCSGFHQARQAFNNQLPTLAVIDSDLTDGDGIELCRWLYQQHQSMIFILSAKDTEKDIVHGLKAGADDYLTKPFGMQEFLARIECLIRRVRTVAAPLLLDYGVLKIDLVQRRVEYQGNFVDLTPQEFSLLYVLTQAEGSALSRTELLRRAWPEAIDNPRTIDTHVLSLRKKIETDPRQPSLIQTVRNVGYRFNSSILEEKKVVAEKPVSLSPAGVSVLT
- a CDS encoding DUF3370 domain-containing protein, which translates into the protein MIPLLSPMMLAQIVTAPIQPIQADYIVQPQEIRPLPGQLDQIPVFNSNSPEVVEGEGILLSTFPTDRKYYPNAHLNKALNGRFDFFSHHIARPRDSRTLYQGVLMGNPTDRTITVRILQGGSYLTGPDAPFINLAPTVEDPHGQFFSGPGSKLMSQLLRGNTQAGFPSQIIIPPGHTRLLFSLAINRSSARSTYLRLQSDGPVYMANLAMFAVPEYAPVVDTASAGANLPTPTVTYRPPTLDNWQAMLYRGYLAYPRDLAPTPPDQIRPGAPRTPIYGRVAGISQGASWQATLVDNPKTQFLSIPQRGRAFSYPLSTVSVGTYATQQVQSAPMLARYPDTAYLAHGNYGVHYQLQLPLKNVTNNRQSVSLTLQTPIKQDQYNDRLFFIRQPTGQVFFRGTVRVSYTDSQNQPQERFFHLTQRRGEMSNPLITLNMEPGEQRQVTVDLMYPPDATPPQVLTVKTEELYYGSLSSPR
- a CDS encoding SWIM zinc finger family protein; the protein is MVATQIEQRQWWVDRWLELLDSYRFKKRLERARNYAREGNVLSLQFVESKLTALVQGTEVDPYQVTLGLDCFSDEDWHYVVATLAEQALYAAQLLSGAMPPSIEQVFVQNGLNLFPFTLGEVHSRCSCPDKANPCKHIGAVYYQLADHFQEDPFVIFRLRGRSRGELLEQLSCYRHLSPAQLASYDPDLCNDSTAIAIDIEEGATTAKPQKQTKAEQQQAIEQFWQYRGELAPELTAIAPPDNPMQQIERLGDLPLNYEVAREIKQALTQIYQASSQATLGQMMGAGD